In Dehalococcoidia bacterium, a genomic segment contains:
- a CDS encoding NHL repeat-containing protein, producing the protein MPNPMLEYSHTIGIVAMEGRGFEYPTDTVPARNGRMYVPNRSRDSGERGVRVTVLDLDSEYYGTFGYLGDGEGQLVSPTCAAESRKGLIYVADDFTHRISAFDYDGGFAFRWGARGSREGELNGPSGLAFDRHDDVYVADTHNSRIQKFTSSGDFLHAFGSLGTSNGQFRLPWGLTVARSGDIYVADWGNDRIQRFSPEGEFVAAYGTRGREDGQLRRPSGVAVDERGFMYVSDWGNERVQVLDGDGNPVQVLRGEATLSRWASDFMATNREEAQARATANLSPDLPAVYGGDPHTESAHVESLFWAPVSIKLDNAGRVYVTEANRHRIQIYERASTRSP; encoded by the coding sequence CAATGGAGGGGCGCGGCTTCGAGTATCCCACCGATACAGTGCCGGCGAGAAATGGCCGGATGTACGTGCCGAACAGGTCCAGGGACTCCGGTGAGAGAGGAGTAAGGGTCACCGTCCTGGATCTGGACAGCGAGTACTACGGCACCTTCGGCTATCTGGGTGACGGAGAAGGGCAGCTTGTATCTCCCACCTGTGCGGCTGAAAGCCGAAAGGGGCTGATATACGTAGCCGACGACTTCACTCACCGCATCTCCGCATTCGACTACGATGGTGGTTTTGCGTTCAGGTGGGGCGCCAGGGGATCTCGTGAGGGTGAACTGAACGGGCCTTCAGGACTGGCCTTCGACAGACACGATGACGTTTACGTCGCGGATACCCATAACAGTCGCATTCAGAAGTTCACGTCTTCCGGCGACTTTCTCCACGCCTTCGGTTCGCTGGGTACTTCCAATGGTCAATTCAGGCTGCCCTGGGGACTGACTGTCGCCCGAAGCGGCGACATATACGTGGCCGATTGGGGGAACGACCGCATACAGCGCTTCTCGCCTGAAGGCGAATTCGTTGCGGCCTACGGCACAAGGGGCCGTGAGGATGGTCAGCTTCGGAGACCGTCTGGAGTTGCCGTCGACGAGCGTGGCTTCATGTACGTCTCCGACTGGGGCAACGAGAGGGTGCAGGTGCTGGACGGCGACGGCAATCCGGTCCAGGTGCTGAGGGGCGAGGCGACTCTGTCCAGGTGGGCCAGCGACTTCATGGCAACCAACCGTGAGGAGGCGCAGGCGCGTGCCACCGCCAACCTGAGTCCTGACTTGCCCGCTGTCTACGGGGGCGATCCGCACACTGAATCGGCCCATGTCGAGAGCCTGTTCTGGGCACCGGTGTCGATAAAGTTAGACAACGCTGGCCGGGTCTACGTCACCGAGGCCAATCGCCACAGAATTCAGATCTACGAACGCGCGTCCACTCGTTCCCCTTAG
- a CDS encoding radical SAM protein — protein sequence MYYINERVFLMLIKRTPDRYEKLAILGGMATDDILYPPEQRGGRKGPYPQPKKNPSFGVYRASLPNGKFINLMRVMFTDFCKMDCAYCPNSHWVPRKRYAFKVDELAQVFMEAQQRGMVSGLFLSSGIAGDGSKTTERLVKVVDSIRNRHGFKGYIHLKVMPGADFEQVEAAHNLGTRLSVNMETLTTDHMRKLSNMKDFENDILAPMRWIDQLNEASTGRAVGQATQLVVGAADETDRDVFSRMDQLYSEWNLKRIYYAPFRPVRYTPLEEHPPTPMSRSHRLYQFDWLKRVYRFANDDLDLAFSEDGYLPLDQDPKTSIAVENLDAFPVDINGASREQLLRTPGVGPKSTERIISARQRHTVDTWRDLQAMGVVRKRAWPFIAFSGYRPPAAKQLRMDLFGADAKDKSRSISDEAEGQAAAPCGEPRSCTGCPMFGMPGHPGHSSFAA from the coding sequence ATGTACTATATCAATGAGAGAGTGTTCCTAATGCTGATCAAGCGTACACCCGACCGATACGAGAAACTCGCCATCCTCGGCGGAATGGCGACTGACGACATCCTCTACCCGCCTGAGCAGAGGGGCGGACGTAAAGGGCCATATCCCCAGCCCAAGAAGAACCCTTCGTTTGGCGTCTATCGAGCTTCGTTACCCAACGGCAAATTCATCAACCTGATGCGCGTCATGTTCACAGACTTCTGCAAGATGGACTGCGCCTACTGTCCCAATAGCCACTGGGTACCGAGGAAGAGATATGCCTTCAAGGTTGACGAGCTTGCTCAGGTCTTCATGGAGGCTCAGCAGCGGGGGATGGTTAGCGGCCTGTTCCTGAGTTCAGGGATTGCCGGAGACGGATCGAAGACGACCGAGCGTCTAGTGAAAGTGGTGGACTCGATCCGCAATCGACACGGCTTCAAGGGATACATCCACCTCAAGGTGATGCCGGGTGCTGACTTCGAGCAGGTTGAAGCCGCCCACAACCTTGGCACTCGACTGTCGGTCAACATGGAGACCCTGACGACCGACCATATGCGCAAGCTCAGTAACATGAAGGACTTCGAGAACGACATCCTGGCCCCCATGCGCTGGATTGACCAACTCAATGAGGCCAGCACAGGCCGTGCGGTCGGACAGGCCACGCAACTGGTCGTAGGTGCCGCCGACGAGACCGACCGCGACGTGTTCTCCCGAATGGACCAGCTCTACTCTGAATGGAATCTAAAGCGCATCTACTATGCCCCGTTCAGGCCGGTGCGTTATACGCCGCTGGAGGAACATCCACCAACTCCGATGTCCAGAAGTCATCGTCTCTACCAGTTCGACTGGCTCAAGCGGGTGTACAGGTTCGCGAACGACGACCTCGACCTCGCCTTTTCAGAAGACGGTTATCTGCCTCTCGATCAGGACCCCAAGACATCGATTGCAGTAGAAAACCTCGATGCTTTCCCCGTGGACATCAACGGGGCGTCCAGAGAGCAACTGCTGCGCACCCCCGGCGTCGGACCAAAGTCTACGGAACGTATTATCAGCGCGAGGCAGCGACACACCGTCGACACGTGGAGAGACCTTCAGGCCATGGGCGTCGTGCGAAAGCGGGCCTGGCCGTTCATAGCCTTCTCCGGCTACCGACCACCAGCGGCAAAGCAACTGCGTATGGACCTGTTCGGCGCCGATGCAAAAGATAAGTCCCGCTCCATCTCTGATGAGGCCGAAGGGCAGGCGGCAGCCCCATGCGGAGAGCCGAGATCCTGCACGGGATGTCCGATGTTTGGAATGCCCGGACATCCGGGCCACTCCAGTTTCGCAGCGTAA